In a single window of the Gossypium hirsutum isolate 1008001.06 chromosome D02, Gossypium_hirsutum_v2.1, whole genome shotgun sequence genome:
- the LOC107909858 gene encoding uncharacterized protein, translated as MECNKDEATRAKELAEKKFIAKDINGAKKFALKAQNLYPGLDGIPQMIATLNVYISAENKINGEADWYAVLGVNPLADDESVRKQYRKLALMLHPDKNKSIGAEGAFKLISEAWSLLSDKGRRAAYDKRRYAKVTQTVPTPSGSSKASKAANGFYNAAKTSTSNVKTSKSSNPHAAQSSTPSGRSSNTAAGQSSNPASFHKPKPNTFWTICHRCKMHYEYLRVYLNHNLLCPNCHEPFLAVETAPPTTSTPTPWKFSQQRHNSNGQAGNKSSNNIGRNHSSSYSAAGFASHDSYSQSNFQWGPFSRTGGTSTAAQAASVVQQAYEKVRREREEAQAATKREEAMRKKHHGSKRASGASSSGYTNAAKRRRGMEDGSASVHGTSITNQMGVGNGGAANLSGSKLGSLEAGWINGANKHNNARDISQIEMQSLLVEKAKREIQKKLNEWNSAAAAKTTSKDIKGNENASEKQNKSFVNNDAQDQKKSEGLVDEINGDHLVKPFPVSSGVGFDAETLEAMSIDVPDPDFHDFDKDRTERSFEDNQVWAAYDDDDGMPRCYAMIHNVISRDPLKMRISWLNSKTNSELGPLDWVGSGFSKTCGEFRIGRHEINSSLNSFSHKVRWTKGMRGTIRIYPRKGDVWAIYRHWSPDWNELTANEVIHKYDMVEILDDYNEELGVTVTPLVKVAGFKTVFHRHLDHKEIRRIPREEMFRFSHQVPSYLLTGQEASNAPKGCRELDPAATPVELLQVIMDVKDEEILEKGKVITEENVVDVEKANDGGVVENRDKMKKEEDSGFKALEDVEVLVNVGNT; from the coding sequence ATGGAGTGCAATAAGGATGAGGCCACTAGAGCTAAAGAGCTTGCTGAGAAGAAGTTCATAGCAAAGGATATTAATGGAGCAAAGAAATTTGCTTTGAAAGCCCAGAATTTGTATCCTGGCCTGGATGGCATTCCCCAAATGATAGCAACACTCAATGTTTATATTTCTGCGGAGAACAAGATCAATGGAGAAGCAGATTGGTATGCTGTGCTCGGTGTGAATCCACTGGCTGATGATGAATCGGTGAGGAAGCAATATAGGAAACTGGCACTAATGCTTCACCCTGACAAAAATAAGTCTATAGGAGCTGAAGGGGCATTTAAACTTATTTCAGAGGCTTGGAGTTTGTTGTCTGATAAGGGTAGGAGAGCAGCATATGACAAGAGGAGGTATGCAAAAGTAACGCAAACAGTTCCAACACCTAGTGGGAGTTCAAAGGCGTCAAAAGCGGCAAATGGCTTTTACAACGCTGCCAAGACAAGCACTTCAAATGTGAAAACTTCCAAGAGTAGTAACCCTCATGCAGCTCAGTCATCGACCCCTTCTGGTCGTTCGTCAAATACTGCTGCTGGTCAGTCATCAAACCCTGCATCATTTCATAAGCCAAAACCAAATACCTTCTGGACTATCTGTCATCGGTGCAAGATGCATTATGAGTATCTGAGAGTTTATCTTAATCATAATCTATTGTGCCCCAACTGCCATGAGCCATTTTTGGCTGTAGAAACTGCTCCCCCAACTACATCTACCCCAACCCCTTGGAAATTTTCACAGCAGCGGCATAACTCAAATGGTCAAGCAGGTAACAAAAGCTCAAATAATATAGGAAGAAACCATTCCTCTTCTTATAGTGCTGCCGGATTTGCTAGTCATGATTCATATAGTCAAAGCAACTTCCAGTGGGGTCCCTTTTCTAGGACAGGTGGTACTTCAACTGCAGCTCAAGCTGCTAGTGTGGTTCAGCAGGCATATGAGAAAGTGAGGAGAGAGCGGGAGGAAGCACAGGCAGCAACTAAAAGAGAAGAGGCCATGCGGAAAAAGCATCATGGCTCTAAAAGGGCAAGCGGTGCTTCTTCAAGCGGATACACAAATGCTGCAAAGAGGAGGAGAGGCATGGAAGATGGTAGTGCAAGCGTCCATGGAACTAGTATTACCAATCAAATGGGTGTAGGAAATGGTGGTGCAGCTAATCTATCAGGATCTAAGCTAGGCAGTTTAGAAGCTGGTTGGATCAATGGAGCCAATAAGCACAATAATGCAAGAGATATCTCCCAGATAGAAATGCAAAGTCTGTTGGTGGAGAAGGCGAAGAGAGAAATTCAAAAGAAACTGAATGAATGGAATTCAGCAGCGGCAGCTAAGACTACATCCAAAGATATTAAAGGCAATGAAAATGCAAGTGAGAAACAAAACAAATCTTTTGTAAACAATGATGCACAGGATCAGAAGAAGTCAGAGGGGCTTGTTGATGAAATCAACGGGGATCATTTGGTCAAGCCTTTTCCTGTCAGTTCTGGTGTTGGTTTTGATGCAGAAACATTGGAAGCAATGTCCATAGATGTCCCGGATCCAGATTTTCATGATTTTGACAAGGATCGAACTGAAAGATCTTTTGAAGATAACCAGGTATGGGCTgcatatgatgatgatgatgggatGCCTCGATGTTATGCTATGATACATAATGTTATTTCTCGAGATCCACTCAAGATGAGGATCAGCTGGCTTAATTCGAAAACTAACAGTGAATTGGGTCCACTTGACTGGGTAGGTTCTGGTTTCTCAAAAACCTGCGGGGAGTTTAGAATAGGTAGGCATGAGATTAACAGCTCACTTAATTCTTTTTCACACAAAGTTAGGTGGACAAAGGGGATGCGTGGGACCATTCGTATATATCCAAGAAAGGGTGATGTTTGGGCGATCTATAGGCACTGGTCCCCTGACTGGAATGAGTTAACAGCCAATGAAGTAATACACAAGTATGATATGGTAGAAATATTGGATGACTACAATGAAGAACTAGGTGTCACAGTTACTCCCCTTGTCAAGGTTGCTGGTTTCAAGACGGTCTTCCACCGACATCTGGACCATAAAGAAATCAGGAGGATTCCAAGAGAAGAGATGTTTCGTTTCTCTCATCAAGTTCCTTCGTACTTGCTTACAGGTCAAGAGGCTTCCAATGCTCCAAAGGGTTGCCGGGAGCTAGACCCAGCTGCTACACCAGTGGAACTTCTTCAGGTAATTATGGATGTTAAGGATGAAGAGATTCTGGAAAAGGGTAAGGTTATTACTGAAGAAAATGTTGTGGATGTCGAGAAAGCTAATGATGGAGGGGTGGTGGAGAATCGTGacaaaatgaagaaagaagaggACAGTGGTTTTAAAGCTCTTGAAGACGTAGAAGTTTTAGTCAATGTTGGAAATACTTAA